One Hordeum vulgare subsp. vulgare chromosome 4H, MorexV3_pseudomolecules_assembly, whole genome shotgun sequence DNA window includes the following coding sequences:
- the LOC123447526 gene encoding GATA transcription factor 2-like: MAPEWEAALGMELGMGTHYHHAPPSAAASPMNHHHHHHHGYSHSQPPHQYHFYGGAAGGDGADPMRVDEMLDLSSHLGAHDFFSGAANGQGGDNAPAPPAAAAASSSDHQHHHPSSFNLSFADEFYLPVPTEEAAELEWLSNFVDDSYPDVPNYPPAVQAAMAAAARNGGVVVKQENSASAAAPGRGARSKRSRAASAAAAAWHALAPRQPSPSSSSSSSDSKPARSGGGGGGVKKSGLVVGAAELGGGEQSGEVRRCTHCASEKTPQWRTGPLGPKTLCNACGVRYKSGRLVPEYRPAASPTFVLTQHSNSHRKVMELRRQNELVHLRGGVAGGVVSGSSGSGGAAEHMFRDYGVC, from the exons ATGGCGCCGGAGTGGGAGGCAGCGTTGGGCATGGAGCTCGGCATGGGCACGCACTACCACCACGCGCCgccatccgccgccgcctcccccatgaaccaccaccaccaccaccaccacggctaCTCCCACTCCCAGCCCCCGCACCAGTACCATTTCTACGGGGGCGCCGCGGGCGGTGACGGCGCCGACCCCATGCGCGTCGACGAGATGCTCGACCTGTCCTCCCACCTCGGCGCGCACGACTTCTTCTCCGGCGCCGCCAATGGCCAGGGCGGCGACAACGCGCCGGCCCCGCCTGCGGCTGCCGCGGCCTCATCGTccgaccaccagcaccaccacccgtCGTCCTTCAACCTCTCCTTCGCCGACGAGTTTTACCTGCCTGTTCCG ACTGAGGAGGCCGCGGAGCTGGAGTGGCTGTCCAATTTCGTGGACGACTCCTACCCGGACGTCCCCAACTACCCGCCGGCCGTGCAGGCGGCGATGGCGGCCGCCGCGAGGAACGGCGGCGTCGTGGTGAAGCAGGAGAATTCCGCGTCGGCGGCCGCGCCTGGCCGCGGCGCGCGGAGCAAGCGGTCGCGGGCGGCCTCCGCGGCCGCGGCAGCGTGGCACGCCCTTGCACCGCGCCAGCCCTCGCCGTCCTCGTCTTCGTCGTCCTCGGACTCCAAGCCTGCGCGttcaggcggcggcgggggcggcgtGAAGAAGAGCGGGCTCGTGGTCGGGGCCGCGGAGCTGGGCGGAGGGGAGCAGAGCGGCGAGGTGCGTCGGTGCACGCACTGCGCGTCGGAGAAGACGCCGCAGTGGCGGACGGGGCCGCTGGGGCCCAAGACGCTGTGCAACGCGTGCGGGGTGCGGTACAAGTCGGGGCGGCTGGTGCCGGAGTACCGCCCGGCGGCGAGCCCCACGTTCGTGCTGACGCAGCACTCCAACTCCCACCGCAAGGTGATGGAGCTACGCCGGCAGAACGAGCTTGTCCACCTCCGCGGCGGCGTGGccgggggcgtcgtgtcggggtcgtCCGGCTCCGGCGGCGCGGCGGAGCACATGTTCCGCGACTACGGCGTGTGCTGA